The Paracoccus sp. TOH sequence CGGTGGCGGGATCTTCGGCCTCTATGCTGCGATGCTGCTGGCCCAGAAGGGGCAGAGCGTGGCCCTGCTGGACCGCGGCGAGATCTGGACGGAAGCGTCGGCGGTCAACGCAGGGTCGTTGGGGGTGCAAAACAAGTTGCCGGCGCTGGTGCCCTATGCGCTTTGGTCGTGGGAAATCTGGCAGGGGCTGCTGACACAATTCGGCATTGACGCGCATCTGCGGCGTGCCGGAGGCTGGAAGGTCGCGATGACCGCAAACGAGGCCGACCGGCTCCGCGATGTCGCGCGCCAGCAGGCCGAGGCTGGGGCGCGCATCGAGATCCTGACCCAAGCGCAGATTGGCGATCGCGCGCCGTGGTTGTCGCCCGATGTCGCCGCCGCATCCTATTCGCCGCAGGACGGTTTTGCCAGCCCGACCCTCATGGGTCCGGCGCTGGCCAAGGCTGCCGCGAATGCCGGGGTGCAGATTTTTGCGCACCACCCGGTCAGCGCCATCCATCCCGGCCCCAGCCCCGAGGTCGACACCCCACATGGCCGAGTCCGGGCCCGCCGCCTGGGCATCGCCACCGGTGCCTGGACGCAGATCACCGCGGCAATGCTGGGCGTGCATCTTCCGGTCGCGCTGGATGTGAATATGGTCACGGTGACAGAGCCCGCGCCATTCACGATGCAAGGTCTGGTCAGTCATGCCCGCGGCATCCTCACGCTCAAGCAGGCGCTGAATGGCAGTTGCCTGATCGGCGGCGGCTGGCAGGGCATCGGCACCCTGGAGGACCGGCGCAAGGATGTGGATCACGACCAGGTGGTTCACAATATCCGGCTAGCCCTGCGTGTCGTGCCGGGCCTTGCCGGGCTGAATGCCTTGCGCAGCTGGGCCGGATACGAAGGCGTGACGCCCGATTCCCTGCCCTATCTCGGCCCGCTGCAGGGCCATGACAATATCTTCGTCGCAGCCTGTGCCCGTGGCGGCTTCACCCTTGGCCCAGCAATGGGCCAATTGCTTGCCGAGGTGATGGCAGGGCAAGCGCCATCGCGGCCTATCGAGATTTTTGACCCGGCGAGGTTCCAGCATGGGTGATTTTCGTCTCATCCCCGGCGTGAAGCCGGGGCCGATCATTTCCTTCACCTTCAACGGCGCCGCTATGACCGGCCATCAAGGCGAAAGCATCGCCTCTGCGCTCTTGCGGGCCGGCATGGCGGCGCAGCGGATCTCGGCCCGCGACGGGGCCCGCCGTGGCTATTATTGCGGCATGGGCCAGTGCTGGGAATGCGCCGTCTGGGTCGAGGGGCTGAACACGGTCCGCAGCTGTATGGAGCCGGTCGAGGCCGGCATGGTCATCCGAACCGGCGACGAGGGCGTGCGATGACGGCCCCGGTGGTGATCATCGGCGCGGGGCCGGCGGGCCTGTCTTGCGCCGCGGCTCTCGCCGAAGCCGGACGCGAGGTCGTTATCCTGGACGAGAATCGACAGGCGGGCGGCCAGTATTTTCGCCAGTTGCCCGCGGCATTCTCGGCAGACTATCGGCGGCTGCCGCATGATCGTAAAGGCTATGCCGCGCTGGCGCAGGTTCTTGCCAGGCCCGGCGTGCGGTTCCTGCGCGACACGACCGTATGGTCGGCAGTGGCGCCACATTGCATCGCCTATGCGGGGCGCGAGGGCAGCGGCAGAATCGACGCGAGCGCAGTCGTGCTCGCAACCGGCGCGCAGGATCTGCCGATGCCGTTCCCCGGCTGGACCCTGCCGGGGGTCATTTCCGCTGGTGGCTGCCTGAATCTGGTCAAGGGTCAGGGATTGGTGCCGCAGGGCCGTGTCGTTGTCGCCGGTAACGGACCTCTGGTCCTGGTGACGGCAGCGACATTGATTGCCGCCGGAGCCCAGGTCGTTGCTGTCCACGAGGCACAGCGTGCGGCGCGGCTTTTGCCGGCCAGCATGAGGGGGCTTTGGGCCGCGCCCGGGATTCTGCGTCAGGCTTTGGCTTATCGTGCGGCGATGCTGCGCGCCGGCGTGCCGATGCGTTTCGGACATATGGTAGCAGAGGTCTCGGGTCGCGAGGCGCTGGAAAGCGTGACCGTCGCTCGAATCGGGCCCGATGGCCGTCCGGACGACCGGCGCCAAACCCTCGAAGCAGATATTTTGGTGACAGGCTACGGACTGGTGCCCGGATCAGAACCCGCGCGGTTGTTCGGCTGCCGAATGCGGTTTGAACCAAGCCTCAACGGCGCGGTCCCCGAACGGAGCGGGACGTTCGAGACCAGTGTGGCAGGTGTCTATGCCATCGGCGACGGCGCCGGAATCGGTGGCGTCAAGGTTGCCATCATCGAAGGCCGGATCGCGGCGCACGCAATCCTTGGACAAGGCGTGCCCGCACCCTTGCGTCGGGATCATGGACGGCTGGACCGGTTCCGTCGCAGTTTGAACCTGGCCTATCGGCTCGCGTCGCCGCTGAACGCCGCCACGCCCGACACCATCGTTTGCCGCTGTGAAGCGCTGAAGCTGGCAGAGCTGCAATCGCATCCCCGACTGCAGACCGGCAACCTGAATGCCTTGAAAACGGCAACGCGGCTGGGCATGGGCCGCTGTCAAGGTCGCAACTGCTTGCCCGCCGCGCCCACATTGTTGGGCCTGGCGCCTGACGATCTGGCGACCCGGCCCAGAGTGCGCCCACCTCTTCGTCCGATTCCGCTAGGCCAGATTGCCGCCGATCGCGACGCTCGACCGGTCCCCGAGCCGGACGAACCACAGATCCCCCAAACAGGAGAAACCCCATGAAAGACCTTGCTCCGCATCGTCACATCGACCTGAAGCCCTTCATCGACGGCGCTCATGTGCCGACCGGAAACGATGCGGCTGTGCCGACCTATGATCCGGCCACCGGCGAGGTGCTGGCGCAGGTTCCGGTTGCCGATGCCGCTTTGGTCGACCGGGCGGTGAAATCCGCCAAGGCCGCCCTGAAGGGTGCCTGGGCCGAGATCACTCCGGCCGAGCGCGGTCGGATCCTGTTCCGGGTGGCGCAAGCCATCCGTTCGCGGGCCGAGGAGCTGGCAACGGTGGAATCTCTCGACAGTGGCAAGCCCATGCGCGAGGCCAAGGGCGATATCGAAACCTCGGCCCGATATTTCGAATATTACGCCGGAATGGCGGACAAGCTGCAGGGCGACACGATCCCGTTGGGCAAGGGTTTCGTCTCTTTCACCCAACACGAGCCGGTTGGTGTCACCGCACACATCATTCCGTGGAATTTCCCATTGGTGACCACGACGCGCGGCCTGGCGCCTGCCTTGGCCGCAGGCGCGACGGCCGTGGTCAAGCCCGCTGAACAGACGCCGCTGACCGCGCTGATGTTGGGCACCATTCTCAAGGACGCCGGCGTGCCTGATGGCGTCGTGAACATCGTCTGCGGCACCGGCGCCACCACCGGCGCCCCGCTGGTGGCCCATCCCGACATCGCGCATGTGACCTTTACCGGTTCGGTCGCCACCGGCATCAGTGTCATGCGCAGCGCCGCCGAACATGTCGCCTCGGTGACGATGGAACTGGGCGGGAAATCGCCCGTGGTGGTTCTGGACGATGCTGATCAGGAAGCGGCGCTTGAGGGTACGCTGAAAGCGATCTTCACCAATGCCGGGCAGGTCTGCTCGGCCGGTTCCCGGCTGGTGATCGAGCGCGGCTGTGCCGACGCCTTTATTGAAAAACTGCGCGCGCGCGTGCGTCAGATCGGCATTGGCCGCGGGATCGACGACCCTGGGCTTGGTCCGATCGTGTCGCTCCAGCAATTGCAGAAGATCGACCAGATCGTGACTGCCAGCATCGAGGCGGGGGCAGGGCTTCTGGAAGGCGGCAAGATCCTCAATCCCGAAGGCTTGGGCGGCTGGTTCTATGCGCCGACGCTGCTCAAGGCTGCCAAGGCCGACATGCCCGCCGTGCAGGAGGAGATCTTTGGCCCGGTGCTGACCATCCAGATCGCCGATGATTTCGAGCATGCCTGCGAATTGGCCGAATGTACCCGGTTCGGCCTGGTCGCCGGCATCTATACTGCTGACTTCTCGAAGGCGATGCGCTTTGGCCGCTCGGTTTCTGCAGGGCAGGTCTATATCAACCAGTATTTTGCAGGAGGCGTCGAGACACCATTCGGTGGCACGAAAAATAGCGGTTTCGGGCGCGAAAAGGGCCTTGAAGCACTGCGAGCCTATTACGCTGTCAAAACCATCACGGCGAAGATTTGAAGCGATAAGGTGATGGACGGCGTTCGCGCCGTCCCTGAACGGCAGTGCAAAGTTGGGGGGTCTTTTCGCTTTATCTTGCTGTGGCGAAGTTGAACGCGATGGTGAAGGGCGTACGGCCAAGGATCCAACCGCATCACCTTGGCTCTCCGTGGTCGCCAGATCCACCAGGACAGGCATGCCCGTTCTGCTGCCAAGGCCGATCGCCGTTGCCAAGCTGCGATGTTGCGCCGGACGCGGGCTGGCTGGCGGCCCAGTGCCCGGCGCATCTTCCGCCCGAAAATTATTAACCAGAATACCCAAAACCCGCGATACACGCGGGCTCACCAAGGCAGTTCAGACCCGGGAGCATGGTTCTTGGTCACCCGGCATTCTGCCAGGCCTGCATCGCAGGTGAGGTGGGGCCGCGCTATCCGAAAGTCGCAAATTTCTTGCATTTTCGGCTTTTCTCGTCTCCGGTGTCGCGATCGGGTAGCTGCCGCCTGCGCCGCAAAGGCCGCGATAATGATGTTGGGGCGTTCCCCCGTCACCAGAATGGCGGCCTGGCTTCGCGCCGGGACGCAGAGGCGCTGTGGCCGAATGATCCATGGCCTCAACCCTCTTGCCGTCCGGTCACGTTTCGCAGCGTCTCGGACGGGGATTCTCCGTACATCTGGCGATAGAAGATCGAGAACCGTCCCAGATGCGTGAAACCGTGGTCCATGGCGACCGAGGTGACCGTCACCCCCTCGCCGGGGCTGAGCAGCGCCTTGCGCGCGCGGGTCAGGCGGCGCCGCTTCAGATAGGAATGCGCGGTCATGTCCATGCGCCGGCGGATGATGGATTCAATCGTCCGCAGCGAAAGACCGGCCCTCTCGCATAATTCCTGAAGCCCGATGAGATGATCGGAATCCTCGTCGATCAAGCGGTCGATCCGGCGCATCGAGGCGGTCTGCAGCCGATGGGCCAGATGGTCGGTCCGCAGGTCGCCTGTGTCCAGCAGCCGGACCAGCGCGGCGGAGATCGCGTCGCTGGCGAATTCCGTCAGCGCCTTGCGCCTTGCAATCATTTCCCAGCCTGCGGCATCGACCGCTTGGGTGATGAGGGCGTAATGGCTATGCAAATTCGCCAATTGCGCCACGCCGGCCCTTTTCAGCGTGGCCGGGGTCTCCAGAGCCGCCATCTTTTCCCGGCCGGTCAGCGCTGCCGAGGCGCGGCGCAGGGCCGAGTTCAGGATGCACACCGCGCGGAGCTCGAAGGGGCCGGCCGTTCTCAGGCTGGAGATATCGCCGCAACTGCGGGAAAAGACCATATCCGCAGCCAGGTGGATACCATCGACTGCGGCTTTCGGATCGGGGTTGGGCACAAAGAAAAACGTGGTGGCCGGCGTGTCGCCGCCGATCAACTCGGTGCGAAGGGTAACCGGGGCGGTGGCACCCGCAGACTGCAGCGACACGCCCTTGCCCAGGTTGACCAATCGGACGGTGCCACGAAAATCCCGGTATCCTGTCGGAACGACATCGACCTTTCCGCCGGGAATGCTTGCGGCCAGGGACTCGCTATCGGTGAAAGTCCTTGAAAAGAATTGGGTCGGAGAGAACCGCCTTTCCTCTTCCTCGGTCATGCGCCAGTCCCCGCATGTTGCGGTTTCGATCCGCGTCGGGTCGAACTGCTGCCAGCCTCAAAAAGGCGAATGCTTCTGGGATTACTCATTGTCAAATTATGTCAAATATGTTTTCGATTTTGTTTCGAGATTGTGGCTTTATCCAACGGCCTTGCGGACATGCAGCGCCGGCTGTCCTTGGGCGTCGATCCGGATCATCCGATCTGTTCCGGGGGCATATTGAGACTGCGGTTCTCACGCTGGCCGCGCCAGAAAGCGTGCTCTTGCTGCATGGTTTCGGCGGCCTAGGCCGCTTGCGTGGCGGTCGTTTGCCGGAACTGCAGATCCGTGCCCGCAATTTCGATCTGACCCATGAAACGGTTGGAGCCGCCATAGCGGCCGGCCGCCGCAATCTCCAGCATGAGCTGCGCTTCGGGCATCACGGCCTGGCCAAGTATATCCTTCGACAGCCGCTGCGCCATCAACATCGGCGCCGCGACCGGTTCCTTAGCGGTTTCGATCGGCGGACCACCGGACGTAAGGGCGTCCGTTTCTGTACGCGGCGCGAACGGAATCGGGCTGCTTGTGGCCTGAATCAGACGCAAATTTGAAATCACTTCCGCCATTCTCCAACCCAGGAAACATTCACAATCGTCACATCGAGCCGCGCCTCCACAGGCGGAATCGTTCGTACGCGATAGGCTACCCGCCCTTCAAGTCCCGCCTGCCGAAGATCCGTCTGGCTAGGATATTCCTGTAATCGCTCATCCATAATGCCATCGCTTTCGGGCCGGCCTCTTCAGCGCATCTGAACCATGTCGTTCTGTTCTCGCGCAGGACTAGATGGCCTTGTGCGGCTGCACTATCCATATTCCGCATGGTTTCTACCAATTTCTTGTTTTTCCATGATGATAAGTTGGCCAGACCAGTGTCAAACCGACTGAACCGGGGTACGTGTCGCAGCGGCGATTGGCCGGGCGATACCGATCTTGTCGCGTAAATAATTGATAGTCTGCGCAATATGGATAGTCAGGCAATCCAAAGTGGTGTGGTTGGTGTTTGTGCAACCATGCAGCAATCGCCGTCCTTGGCGACCACGCAGTGGCGGCCGGCACTTCGAGAATCAGGAAACCCAGGAAGGCAAGACACCCAAAAATGGCAGGATTCGACCACGCGGTCGCGCCCGAAACGATCTTACTCCAGGTTCTCCGCTCTGTAGCCGCAAGGGCGCGCAAAGCTCATCCCAGAATTTCTGCTGAAAAGCGAATCAAGACAACCGAGGCCCTATGACGTTGCTGCATGACATCCGACCCGAGTTCCCCAGCCAGGATGCCATTTCCGCCTATGGGGCCTTGAGCTTTCTCTACATGCATTCGTCGCGACACCTCGATTGGCCGCTGCGCGACATCCGGCGCATTGTGCAGCCCCCGATCGACCTGAAACAGGCGCGGATTTTTTATTATGACGGGGTTCCCAGGGCGGCCTGCACCTGGGCGCATCTGAATGGCGAGGCCGAGCGGCAATTTCTGGCCGGTGCGCCCCTGCGACCGGCGCAATGGCGCAGCGGTCCCCGTTTGTGGCTGATGGAGATCGTCGCACCATATGAACAGGGCACGGGGGCAAACGCCTTCCGGGCTTTCATCGAGCATATCCCCGAGGGGATCAAAAGCTTCCGCTACCTGCGGGTGAGTGGTGCGGGCGAGGTCCGGCGCGTCGTCGAATCGACGCGGCTGCGGGACCGTTCCTGGGGTGCAAAAATCTTAACGACTGCTCTTGAGAGGACGTAAATATGGGTATCAACCTTACGGATACGACAAATCAGCCTGGGATTGTGCTGACCCACGGCACCGAGGAAAGCCCCGGAAACTACGACAACTACACCTATACCATCGACATCGACCAGTTCACCGATCCCGATGAAATCATCACGATCACCGGCGACTGGGGCCGTTCGGACAATCCCGCGCTGGACGGGGACCAGACGACGAATGGCGGCGAATATGTCGCGGCCCAGATCCCGAACCCCAGCGGCGGAATCTACTTCGGCGACCTTTCCGTGAATCTGCAAAATGGAAACATGACCTGGGCCTTTACTGTCGCCGAGCTGCAGCAATTCGCCGGACAGAACTATGATGTCTACTTCGTCGGAAAATACGCCGGGCAGAACAGCGATTCCGATCTGCTGAAGCTGGTCATCACCTGTTTTCTTGACGGCACGATGATCGCGACCCCCACGGGCGAAACGGCGGTCGAGAGCCTGGCCATCGGCGACCTGGTCAAGACGGCGGACGGCCGGTCCGTGCCGGTGACATGGGTGGGGCGCAAGCGGATCACGAACCATGTGCTGCTGTCCGACAAGGCGGCGCCGGTCCGTGTTTCGGCCGGGGCGCTGGGGCGCGGCCTGCCGCACAGCGACCTGCTGCTTTCGGCCGATCACGGCCTGATCGTCGACGGCATGGTGGTGAATGCGGGGGCGATGGTGAACGGCGGCTCGATCCATTTCGTCGATCTGGCGCAGATGCCCGAGGAGTTCACCTATTACCATATCGAGACCGAAAGCCATGACGAGATCCTGGCCAACGGGCTGTGCGCTGAAACCTTTGTCGATTACATCGGCCGCAAGGGCTTCGACAACTACGATGAATATCTTAGCCTTTATGGCTGCGACCGCATCATCCCGGAAATGAAGCGCCTGCGCATTTCGTCCCGGCGCCAGCTGCCGGACGGCCTGCGCGAGCAACTGAACATTCCCGCCTTCAGCGAGGGTGTCGAGGCCCTGATCGAGCAGTTCGGCCAGGCCGCATAGGTCCGACAATCTCTGAAACCACAGCCGGTCATCATTGGGATGACCGGCTGCGCCGTGCTGCCCAGAATTCGACGGAGACGCCATGATCCGGCGCTTGACCCATCTTTACCGCTGGTATGAGACCGCGCATATCCGACTGGATGGAATGCCCGGCCCCATCCTGAACAGCCTGGGGGAGGCCGTCGGCCATGTCGATGTCGTCCAGATCCGCAACGGCCGGCTGCATGTCGCTGGCTGGGTTCTGGCGCGCAAGGTGCGGCTTCTGCTGGCCGGGCTTGATGTCGAGGCCATGCCCTGCATCCATCGTCCCGATGTCAGCGCGGCGCTGGGGCATGCGGACCATACCGGCTTTGACCTTGCCGTCCCCGCCGACCGCCGCGTCATCGCGGCCTGCGCCGCGCCGGGACTGGTTTTCCTGACCGATCCCGATATGCCCGCCATTCCGGCCCTCAGCCTGCCGGTTTCGGTCCGGCGACGGGCGGTGGCCAAGGTGGGGCTGGCCTTCGCCCGCGACATGGCGCTGGCGCTGCCCGCGATCGCCTGCTGGTGCGCGACACGCGCGCCAGTCTGGCGCAGCCGGATCAAGTCGCGCTTGCGGCTTTTGTCGCCCCGCCCCGCCATGGCCCAGCTTGAGACGCGGCTGTTCCGGCGCGACGACGCTCCGCCCCAGGCGGTGCGGCCCAAGCGGTTGACCATCGTGCTGCCGGTCTACAACGCCTTCGATCTGCTGCGCGAATGTCTGCGGCGGGTGGAGGACAACACCGACATGCCGTGCCGGCTGATTCTGGTCGAGGACGGCTCGACCGATCCGCGCGTCTTGCCGTTCCTGCAGGACTGGGCGTCCGGGCGCGGCTGGGTCGAGCTGATCCCATGCGCCCAGAACCTGGGCTTCGTCGGCGCAGTCAACCGGGGGCTTCGGCACGCGATGCTCCATGGCGGCCCGGACGAAGGGCCGGTGGTCATCCTGAATTCGGACGCGCTGGTGCCGCCGGACTGGGCCAGCCGGATCCTGCGGCCGTTCCAGAACAACGAAAACATCGCCAGCGTCACCCCGATGTCCAACGATGCCGAGATCCTGTCGGTGCCGGTGATCTGCCAGCGCAGCAATCTGATCGAGGGGCAGGGGGATGCCATCGATGCCGTCGCCCGGCGCTTCGCGCCCG is a genomic window containing:
- a CDS encoding FAD-dependent oxidoreductase, giving the protein MRAAGVGNDRQIYDSLIIGGGIFGLYAAMLLAQKGQSVALLDRGEIWTEASAVNAGSLGVQNKLPALVPYALWSWEIWQGLLTQFGIDAHLRRAGGWKVAMTANEADRLRDVARQQAEAGARIEILTQAQIGDRAPWLSPDVAAASYSPQDGFASPTLMGPALAKAAANAGVQIFAHHPVSAIHPGPSPEVDTPHGRVRARRLGIATGAWTQITAAMLGVHLPVALDVNMVTVTEPAPFTMQGLVSHARGILTLKQALNGSCLIGGGWQGIGTLEDRRKDVDHDQVVHNIRLALRVVPGLAGLNALRSWAGYEGVTPDSLPYLGPLQGHDNIFVAACARGGFTLGPAMGQLLAEVMAGQAPSRPIEIFDPARFQHG
- a CDS encoding (2Fe-2S)-binding protein — its product is MGDFRLIPGVKPGPIISFTFNGAAMTGHQGESIASALLRAGMAAQRISARDGARRGYYCGMGQCWECAVWVEGLNTVRSCMEPVEAGMVIRTGDEGVR
- a CDS encoding FAD-dependent oxidoreductase, whose amino-acid sequence is MTAPVVIIGAGPAGLSCAAALAEAGREVVILDENRQAGGQYFRQLPAAFSADYRRLPHDRKGYAALAQVLARPGVRFLRDTTVWSAVAPHCIAYAGREGSGRIDASAVVLATGAQDLPMPFPGWTLPGVISAGGCLNLVKGQGLVPQGRVVVAGNGPLVLVTAATLIAAGAQVVAVHEAQRAARLLPASMRGLWAAPGILRQALAYRAAMLRAGVPMRFGHMVAEVSGREALESVTVARIGPDGRPDDRRQTLEADILVTGYGLVPGSEPARLFGCRMRFEPSLNGAVPERSGTFETSVAGVYAIGDGAGIGGVKVAIIEGRIAAHAILGQGVPAPLRRDHGRLDRFRRSLNLAYRLASPLNAATPDTIVCRCEALKLAELQSHPRLQTGNLNALKTATRLGMGRCQGRNCLPAAPTLLGLAPDDLATRPRVRPPLRPIPLGQIAADRDARPVPEPDEPQIPQTGETP
- a CDS encoding aldehyde dehydrogenase family protein, giving the protein MKDLAPHRHIDLKPFIDGAHVPTGNDAAVPTYDPATGEVLAQVPVADAALVDRAVKSAKAALKGAWAEITPAERGRILFRVAQAIRSRAEELATVESLDSGKPMREAKGDIETSARYFEYYAGMADKLQGDTIPLGKGFVSFTQHEPVGVTAHIIPWNFPLVTTTRGLAPALAAGATAVVKPAEQTPLTALMLGTILKDAGVPDGVVNIVCGTGATTGAPLVAHPDIAHVTFTGSVATGISVMRSAAEHVASVTMELGGKSPVVVLDDADQEAALEGTLKAIFTNAGQVCSAGSRLVIERGCADAFIEKLRARVRQIGIGRGIDDPGLGPIVSLQQLQKIDQIVTASIEAGAGLLEGGKILNPEGLGGWFYAPTLLKAAKADMPAVQEEIFGPVLTIQIADDFEHACELAECTRFGLVAGIYTADFSKAMRFGRSVSAGQVYINQYFAGGVETPFGGTKNSGFGREKGLEALRAYYAVKTITAKI
- a CDS encoding helix-turn-helix domain-containing protein; translation: MTEEEERRFSPTQFFSRTFTDSESLAASIPGGKVDVVPTGYRDFRGTVRLVNLGKGVSLQSAGATAPVTLRTELIGGDTPATTFFFVPNPDPKAAVDGIHLAADMVFSRSCGDISSLRTAGPFELRAVCILNSALRRASAALTGREKMAALETPATLKRAGVAQLANLHSHYALITQAVDAAGWEMIARRKALTEFASDAISAALVRLLDTGDLRTDHLAHRLQTASMRRIDRLIDEDSDHLIGLQELCERAGLSLRTIESIIRRRMDMTAHSYLKRRRLTRARKALLSPGEGVTVTSVAMDHGFTHLGRFSIFYRQMYGESPSETLRNVTGRQEG
- a CDS encoding toxin-activating lysine-acyltransferase, coding for MTLLHDIRPEFPSQDAISAYGALSFLYMHSSRHLDWPLRDIRRIVQPPIDLKQARIFYYDGVPRAACTWAHLNGEAERQFLAGAPLRPAQWRSGPRLWLMEIVAPYEQGTGANAFRAFIEHIPEGIKSFRYLRVSGAGEVRRVVESTRLRDRSWGAKILTTALERT
- a CDS encoding Hint domain-containing protein; amino-acid sequence: MLTHGTEESPGNYDNYTYTIDIDQFTDPDEIITITGDWGRSDNPALDGDQTTNGGEYVAAQIPNPSGGIYFGDLSVNLQNGNMTWAFTVAELQQFAGQNYDVYFVGKYAGQNSDSDLLKLVITCFLDGTMIATPTGETAVESLAIGDLVKTADGRSVPVTWVGRKRITNHVLLSDKAAPVRVSAGALGRGLPHSDLLLSADHGLIVDGMVVNAGAMVNGGSIHFVDLAQMPEEFTYYHIETESHDEILANGLCAETFVDYIGRKGFDNYDEYLSLYGCDRIIPEMKRLRISSRRQLPDGLREQLNIPAFSEGVEALIEQFGQAA